The following are encoded together in the Corticium candelabrum chromosome 1, ooCorCand1.1, whole genome shotgun sequence genome:
- the LOC134189143 gene encoding collagen alpha-1(XXIII) chain-like produces the protein MFSFFVTVLVLIQVIATSGGQSVSDERNQQTCVPAGVPGVPGSPGLHRSPGQDGIKGEKGIKGERGLVGDVGNKGNAGKIVPQGPRGIKGETGKKGETGTKGEKGEAITLNWKQCVWNREDGKDSGLIQNCNLGNMTAIQLYMLHMQELSGLYAPVVSAVLDGILHSTVTSAVDL, from the exons atgttttcattttttgtgacagttcttgtgctcattcaagtcattgctacttctggtggtcaaagtgtgtcagatgagagaaatcagcag ACATGTGTGCCTGCTGGTGTTCCTGGTGTACCTGGATCACCTGGGTTGCACAGATCACCCGGACAAGATGGAAtaaaaggagaaaaaggaataaagggagagagaggattaGTGGGAGATGTTGGTAATAAAGGTAATGCTGGGAAGATAGTTCCACAAGGTCCACGAGGGATAAAAGGAGAAACAGGAAAAAAAGGAGAAACAGGAAcaaaaggagagaaaggagaagctataacactcaactggaaacagtgtgtgtggaatAGAGAGGATGGGAAGGACAGCGGTCTGATTCAG aactgtaatttaggaaacatgacagcaattcagctctacatgttgcatatgcaggaaCTCTCAGGGTTGTATGCTCCAGTGGTGAGtgctgttctcgatggtattttacattcaacggtaacgagtgcagtggacctatga
- the LOC134186949 gene encoding collagen triple helix repeat-containing protein 1-like: MFSFFVTVLVLIQVIATSGGQSVSDERNQQTCVSAGVPGVPGSPGVNGSPGRDGMKGEKGMNGEKGLVGDVGAQGIKGEGRKGEKGIKGERGLAGDVGGKGNAGKIGPQGSQGPQGPRGIKGETGRKGEKGKAMTLNWKQRVWNREDSKDSGLIQNCNFRKHDSNSALRVAYAGNLRVYCTSGACCSRWYFTFNGNECSGPMTIEGVVYAQPANNNPLPHRQIEGYCENIPAGQVTIGFNIGNCKGYLTYNGNTGWNSVSRIMIEEVPPSQK, translated from the exons atgttttcattttttgtgacagttcttgtgctcattcaagtcattgctacttctggtggtcaaagtgtgtcagatgagagaaatcagcag acatgtgtgtctgctggTGTACCTGGAGTACCTGGATCACCTGGAGTTAATGGATCACCCGGACGagatggaatgaaaggagaaaaGGGGATGAACGGAGAGAaaggattagttggagatgtTGGTGCACAAGGAATAAAAGGagaaggaaggaaaggagagaaaggaataaagggagagagaggattaGCGGGAGATGTCGGTGGTAAAGGTAATGCTGGGAAAATAGGTCCACAAGGTTCGCAAGGTCCACAAGGTCCACGAGGGATAAAAGGAGAaacaggaaggaaaggagagaaaggaaaagctatgacactcaactggaaacagCGTGTGTGGAATAGAGAGGATTCAAAGGACAGCGGTCTGATTCAG aactgtaattttaggaaacatgacagcaattcagctctacgtgttgcatatgcaggaaatCTCAGGGTTTACTGCACCAGTGGTGCTtgctgttctcgatggtattttacattcaacggtaatgagtgcagtggacctatgacCATTGAGGGAGTTGTGTATGCCCAACCAGCTAATAATAATCCTCTTCctcacagacagattgaaggatactgtgagaacattccagcaggtcaagtcacaattggattcaacattgGAAACTGTAAGGGATACTTGACATATAATGGCAATACAGGATGGAATTCAGtatctcgcattatgattgaagaagttcctccatcacaaaagtga
- the LOC134189156 gene encoding uncharacterized protein LOC134189156, giving the protein MTVSVANPRQDSRGKWLCGIIIQLLGPATYLVSVEGGTRYIHIDQLRQHDGRSFPEYTWESTGDISVPTMNQDNGNRKRKGQDQRSATSTSTSTSSGSSQDNNSAQENITETTPMSQQSHQVPSPTAVAEERRCPLRENRKLPAGYRQS; this is encoded by the coding sequence ATGACAGTCAGTGTTGCAAATCCAAGACAAGATAGCAGAGGGAAATGGCTATGTGGCATCATTATCCAACTTTTAGGGCCTGCAACATATCTTGTAAGTGTTGAAGGAGGGACAAGGTATATCCATATTGACCAGTTGAGACAGCATGATGGAAGGAGTTTTCCAGAGTACACATGGGAATCTACAGGAGATATATCTGTACCCACAATGAACCAAGACAATGGCAACAGGAAGCGAAAAGGTCAAGATCAACGTAGTGCTACAAGTACATCCACAAGCACATCATCAGGATCCTCTCAAGATAATAACAGTGCACAAGAAAACATCACCGAGACTACACCAATGTCCCAGCAGTCTCACCAGGTACCATCGCCTACAGCAGTTGCTGAAGAGAGACGATGCCCTCTTCGTGAAAACAGAAAACTACCTGCAGGATACAGACAATCCTAA
- the LOC134195413 gene encoding uncharacterized protein LOC134195413 yields MTTLASLCGNDWSRCQNARADGQCISLIYAVEAGKKGPERSSRSNLKRHARIEEESRMEYVTESVKVELLEHQNAMLRDALVRCDERRDSFVRLEVSVRQNVSVKEMVICTSCWMISQGNFSSNTTDSTTFR; encoded by the exons ATGACAACTTTGGCATCTTTGTGCGGCAATGACTG GAGCAGATGTCAGAATGCAAGAGCAGATGGTCAATGTATCAGTCTGATCTACGCAGTTGAAGCAGGCAAGAAAGGACCCGAAAGAAGCTCAAGAAGCAATTTAAAAAGGCATGCAAGGATTGAAGAGGAATCCA GGATGGAATATGTGACTGAGTCAGTCAAAGTGGAGCTGTTGGAACACCAAAATGCAATGCTAAGAGATGCTCTTGTGAG ATGTGATGAACGAAGGGATTCTTTTGTGAGGCTCGAGGTTTCAGTCAGACAAAATGTCTCGGTAAAGGAAATGGTCATTTGTACAAGCTGTTGGATGATCAGTCAAGGCAATTTCTCAAGcaatacaacagacagcacaacaTTCAGATAA